Proteins from a single region of Dysosmobacter acutus:
- a CDS encoding cell division protein ZapA — MENHVVVNICGEEYNFVAQEAPSYMQRVGSYVDAKMTEVLKGAHVGRTDAAVLTAANITDELFKAQEDAENLRRQLKEYVEEAGRAKAEASELKREIFRLQNGNKHDR; from the coding sequence ATGGAAAACCATGTTGTCGTCAATATCTGCGGCGAGGAATACAACTTTGTCGCCCAGGAGGCGCCCTCTTACATGCAGCGGGTGGGCAGCTATGTGGACGCCAAGATGACGGAGGTGCTCAAGGGCGCCCATGTGGGCCGCACCGACGCGGCTGTGCTTACCGCCGCCAACATCACAGACGAGCTTTTCAAGGCGCAGGAGGACGCGGAGAACCTCCGCCGGCAGCTGAAGGAATACGTGGAGGAGGCGGGCCGGGCCAAGGCCGAGGCGTCTGAACTCAAGCGGGAGATCTTCCGTCTCCAGAACGGGAACAAGCATGACCGGTAG
- a CDS encoding DnaD domain-containing protein, producing MASCLLPVDGDESVLVSGPVLRRLIGSGSGDAALLYLCLLRRRGEISMEQAGRELKWDRMRLQTAEDELRAMNLLGAGEQREAAPSPPPAYEREDVLNCLEHSEEFRCLTAEVERKLGKKLSTPDLSILLGLYDYLGLPADVIYLIVCHCMERSAARYGPGRRPSLRRIEQEGYAWAARGVDTQERAAAYLKQYAVRQGMLPRYMEALQLGDRPPAPSEEKYLTAWADMGFSPEAVALAYDRTMLRCHKLKMNYLDGILKKWDEKGLHTVDEIQSGDGRRPAPVPAAAQGSRQSAAELKKYLK from the coding sequence ATGGCAAGCTGCCTGCTGCCTGTGGACGGGGACGAGAGCGTCCTGGTGTCCGGGCCCGTGCTGCGCCGCCTCATCGGAAGCGGCAGCGGCGACGCGGCCCTTTTATATCTCTGCCTGCTGCGCCGCCGAGGCGAAATCTCCATGGAGCAGGCCGGCCGGGAGCTGAAGTGGGACCGGATGCGGCTGCAGACCGCTGAGGACGAGCTCCGGGCCATGAACCTGCTTGGGGCGGGAGAGCAGCGGGAGGCAGCGCCCAGCCCGCCGCCCGCCTACGAGCGGGAGGACGTGCTGAACTGCCTTGAGCACAGCGAGGAGTTCCGCTGCCTGACGGCGGAGGTGGAGCGGAAGTTAGGGAAGAAGCTGTCCACCCCGGACCTGAGCATTCTTTTGGGACTGTATGACTATTTGGGGCTGCCGGCGGACGTGATCTACCTGATAGTGTGCCACTGTATGGAGCGGAGCGCCGCGCGCTATGGGCCGGGGCGGCGTCCCTCGCTGCGCCGGATTGAGCAGGAGGGCTATGCCTGGGCGGCCCGGGGCGTGGACACCCAGGAGCGGGCGGCGGCCTATCTCAAGCAGTACGCCGTCCGCCAGGGCATGCTGCCCCGGTACATGGAGGCGCTGCAATTGGGGGACCGGCCCCCGGCTCCCTCGGAGGAGAAATACCTCACCGCCTGGGCCGACATGGGTTTTTCCCCCGAGGCGGTGGCGCTGGCCTACGACAGGACCATGCTGCGCTGCCACAAGCTGAAGATGAACTACTTGGACGGCATTTTGAAAAAGTGGGACGAGAAGGGGCTTCACACGGTGGATGAGATTCAGTCCGGCGACGGACGGCGCCCCGCCCCCGTGCCGGCCGCCGCCCAGGGAAGCCGCCAGAGCGCGGCGGAGCTGAAAAAGTATTTGAAGTGA
- a CDS encoding ATP-binding protein has product MAVDGKVMRRALGRYEADKQRRTDEFAARRAAVYARIPEISAIDRELAGTMRQIIAQALRQGQDPSEAIGRIRDQNLGLQEEKRRLLMSRGYAADFLDETPECPLCGDSGYRDGRMCRCLRRYYAEEQMKELSRLLDLGSQSFDTFSLDWYDQNVWPEMGRSPRSHMETVYESCVHYARSFGKKSANLLMTGAPGLGKTFLSACIAREVSGRGFSVVYDTANSIFSQFEDQKFGREGDGEVRRVLNCDLLILDDLGTEMTTSFIQSALYQIVNTRLMTDKSTILNTNLTPDELRRRYTSQIASRIEGEYEVLVFFGDDIRKLKRERQ; this is encoded by the coding sequence GTGGCAGTGGATGGAAAAGTGATGCGCCGGGCGCTGGGCCGCTATGAGGCGGACAAGCAGCGGCGCACCGACGAGTTTGCCGCCCGCCGGGCGGCGGTCTATGCCCGGATTCCGGAGATATCGGCCATTGACCGGGAGCTGGCCGGAACCATGCGCCAGATCATCGCCCAGGCGCTGCGCCAGGGCCAGGACCCGTCGGAGGCCATCGGCCGGATCCGGGACCAGAACCTGGGCCTTCAGGAGGAGAAGCGGCGCCTGCTCATGAGCCGGGGCTACGCCGCGGACTTTTTGGATGAGACGCCGGAGTGTCCCCTGTGCGGCGACAGCGGCTACCGGGACGGCCGGATGTGCCGGTGTCTGCGGCGCTACTACGCAGAGGAACAGATGAAGGAGCTGTCCCGGCTGCTGGACCTGGGCAGCCAGAGCTTCGACACCTTCTCTCTGGACTGGTACGACCAGAACGTCTGGCCGGAGATGGGGCGTTCGCCCCGGTCCCACATGGAGACCGTATACGAGTCCTGCGTCCACTACGCCCGCAGCTTTGGAAAAAAGAGCGCCAATTTGCTGATGACCGGCGCGCCGGGCCTGGGGAAGACCTTCCTCTCCGCCTGCATTGCCCGGGAGGTCAGCGGCCGGGGCTTTTCCGTGGTCTATGACACCGCGAACAGCATCTTTTCTCAGTTTGAAGACCAGAAATTCGGCCGGGAGGGGGACGGGGAGGTCCGCCGGGTGCTGAACTGCGACCTGCTGATTTTAGATGACCTGGGCACGGAGATGACCACCTCCTTTATCCAGAGCGCCCTGTACCAGATTGTGAACACCAGGCTGATGACCGACAAGTCCACCATCCTCAACACCAACCTGACCCCGGACGAGCTTCGGCGGCGCTATACGTCCCAGATCGCCTCCCGAATCGAGGGGGAGTACGAGGTGCTGGTGTTTTTCGGAGACGACATCCGGAAACTGAAACGGGAGCGGCAGTGA
- a CDS encoding PLP-dependent aminotransferase family protein encodes MSKPDFQGEFVDAMLKAATAPDLISFGGGLPNPISFPVEDIEAAVNKVLQQNGVQALQYSSTAGYGPLRSFIAKRYARFGVTLSADDILITNGSQQALDMLSAVLVDPGDEVLVERPSYLAALQTFHLYDPEILTVGLTDSGADCDELEELLKSHSPKFFYAIPNFQNPTGLTYSKEVRERVAALVASTNMLMVEDNPYGELRFRGEGGESFGRYLGEQCCMLGTFSKTVSPGMRIGWIACPNRALMEKLLGYKQVMDLHTNIFCQMVLAQYLEDNDLDAHMARIKNLYQHQADVMMDCIARYMPEGVRYTKPKGGMFIWATMPDGLSAVEVQNEAVKRGVLVTAGDPFYEKDRGVATMRLNYSNCTDEKIERGIQILSQVIRDLLQARQG; translated from the coding sequence ATGTCAAAGCCCGATTTTCAGGGCGAGTTTGTGGACGCCATGCTCAAGGCCGCCACGGCACCGGACCTGATCTCCTTCGGCGGCGGGCTTCCCAACCCCATCTCCTTCCCGGTGGAGGACATTGAGGCGGCGGTCAACAAAGTGCTTCAGCAAAACGGCGTCCAGGCCCTTCAGTACAGCTCCACCGCCGGCTACGGGCCTCTGCGCAGCTTCATCGCCAAGCGTTACGCCCGCTTCGGCGTGACCCTCAGCGCCGACGACATCCTGATTACCAACGGCTCTCAGCAGGCGCTGGATATGCTCAGCGCGGTGTTGGTGGACCCCGGCGACGAGGTGCTGGTGGAGCGGCCCAGCTATCTGGCGGCCCTGCAGACCTTCCACCTGTACGACCCTGAAATCCTCACCGTGGGACTGACCGACAGCGGCGCTGACTGCGATGAGCTGGAGGAGCTGCTCAAGAGCCACTCCCCCAAATTCTTCTACGCCATTCCCAACTTCCAGAACCCCACGGGACTCACCTACTCCAAGGAGGTCCGGGAGCGGGTGGCCGCCCTGGTCGCCTCCACCAACATGCTGATGGTGGAGGACAACCCCTACGGCGAGCTGCGCTTCCGGGGCGAGGGCGGCGAATCCTTCGGCCGGTACTTAGGCGAACAGTGCTGCATGTTGGGCACCTTCTCCAAGACCGTGTCCCCGGGCATGCGCATCGGCTGGATCGCCTGCCCCAACAGAGCGCTGATGGAAAAACTCCTGGGCTACAAGCAGGTCATGGACCTGCACACCAACATCTTCTGCCAGATGGTGCTGGCCCAGTATCTGGAGGACAACGACCTGGACGCCCACATGGCCAGGATCAAGAACCTCTACCAGCATCAGGCGGACGTGATGATGGACTGCATTGCCCGCTACATGCCCGAGGGCGTGCGCTACACCAAACCGAAGGGCGGCATGTTCATCTGGGCCACCATGCCCGACGGCCTCTCCGCCGTGGAGGTGCAAAACGAGGCGGTGAAGCGGGGCGTGCTGGTCACGGCCGGCGACCCCTTCTATGAGAAGGACCGGGGCGTGGCCACCATGCGGCTGAACTACTCCAACTGCACCGACGAGAAGATCGAGCGGGGCATTCAGATCCTGAGCCAGGTGATTCGGGACCTGCTTCAGGCCCGTCAGGGTTAA
- a CDS encoding DUF2461 domain-containing protein, which produces MFQGFDDATVDFMWGIRFNNEKPWFEANKQTYLDHFYTPMRYLADEVYAHLSEKCPDYGLICRVSRIYRDARRLFGRGPYKDHLWFSVERPGGAWSVQPCFWFELGPESWGYGLGYYSAQPVTMMKLRARMDANPAPMEKLTRSLSRQSEFQIEGEEYKKPKAQAPSALLAPWYRKKNFSISHNEALSEELFHRQLLDRLIRGYDFLIPYYGYFVTLEGDPDPRET; this is translated from the coding sequence ATGTTTCAGGGATTTGACGACGCAACAGTGGATTTCATGTGGGGAATCCGCTTCAACAATGAAAAACCGTGGTTCGAGGCCAACAAGCAGACCTATCTGGACCACTTCTACACACCCATGCGCTATCTGGCGGATGAGGTCTATGCCCACCTTTCGGAAAAGTGCCCGGACTACGGCCTGATCTGCCGGGTCTCCCGCATCTATCGGGACGCCCGCCGCCTCTTTGGCCGCGGCCCCTACAAGGACCACCTGTGGTTTTCCGTGGAGCGCCCCGGCGGCGCGTGGAGCGTGCAGCCCTGCTTCTGGTTTGAATTGGGGCCGGAGAGCTGGGGCTACGGCCTGGGCTATTACTCGGCCCAGCCGGTGACTATGATGAAGCTCCGCGCCCGGATGGATGCCAACCCGGCGCCCATGGAGAAGCTGACCCGTTCGCTGAGCCGCCAGAGCGAGTTCCAGATAGAGGGCGAGGAGTACAAAAAGCCCAAGGCCCAGGCGCCTTCAGCGCTGCTTGCGCCCTGGTACCGGAAGAAAAATTTCTCCATCAGCCACAACGAAGCGCTGTCGGAGGAGCTCTTTCACCGGCAGCTGTTAGACCGGCTGATCCGGGGCTATGACTTCCTGATCCCCTACTACGGCTACTTTGTGACGCTGGAGGGCGATCCTGATCCCCGGGAGACATAG